In the Solirubrobacterales bacterium genome, AGAAGAAGACCCGCCTCGAGCTTTACGTGACCATCGGCCGCGGCCGGGGGTACCGTCCCTCGGAGGAGAACAAGGATGACGACCAGCCGATCGGCGTGATTCCGATCGACTCGATCTTCTCGCCGATCCGGAGGGCCTCGTACACGGTCGAGGCAGCCCGCGTCGGTCAGCGCACCGACTTCGACCGGCTGACCCTGGACCTCGAAACCGACGGTTCGATCGAGCCCAGCGCGGCGCTTCGCGAAGCCTCCGAGATCCTGATCAAGAGCCTCGCGATCTTCTCCGACCCCGACCGGGTCGAGGAACTGACCGCCCGCGATCCGGCTGTCGCCGAGGTCGAGGCCGGTGACGCGGCCTTTATCGGCACCCCGGACGACGACATCCTGATCGACGAGCTCGAGCTTTCGGTTCGATCCTTCAACTGCCTCAAGCGGGCCGGGGTCGAGACGATCGGCGAGCTGCTCGCCAAATCCGAGTCCGAGCTCGGCGCGATCCCGAACTTCGGGCAGAAGTCGATCGAGGAAGTAATCGAGACCCTGCAGAGCCGCGGCCACC is a window encoding:
- a CDS encoding DNA-directed RNA polymerase subunit alpha, producing MSTDFQVPSISSQKTDERKGSFTIEPLDKGFGYTFGSSLRRVLLGSLSGAAITSVRIEGVSHEFSNIAGVKEDVTDIILNLKELVIRMDTEADAVEAPIVVTGPGDVTAADIDLPAGVEILNPEAPIATLEKKTRLELYVTIGRGRGYRPSEENKDDDQPIGVIPIDSIFSPIRRASYTVEAARVGQRTDFDRLTLDLETDGSIEPSAALREASEILIKSLAIFSDPDRVEELTARDPAVAEVEAGDAAFIGTPDDDILIDELELSVRSFNCLKRAGVETIGELLAKSESELGAIPNFGQKSIEEVIETLQSRGHQLRQD